A single window of Gossypium hirsutum isolate 1008001.06 chromosome A10, Gossypium_hirsutum_v2.1, whole genome shotgun sequence DNA harbors:
- the LOC107896595 gene encoding phytochrome B isoform X1 has translation MSSGSRAVHSHQQRQQQQQQQQQAESSGTTNMRASHTHHQADSISKAIAQYTVDARLHAVFEQSGESGKSFDYSQSVKTTTQSVPEQQITAYLSKIQRGGHIQPFGCMIAVDEPSFRIIAYSENAREMLGITPQSVPNLERIEVLTIGTDVRTLFTPSSAVLLEKAFAAREITLLNPVWIHSKNSGKPFYAILHRIDVGIVIDLEPARTEDPALSIAGAVQSQKLAVRAISELQSLPGGDIKLLCDTVVESVRQLTGYHRVMVYKFHEDEHGEVVAESKRPDLDPYLGLHYPATDIPQASRFLFKQNRVRMIVDCHATPVRVVQDDGLMQPLCLVGSTLRAPHGCHAQYMANMGSIASLAMAVIINGNDDEATGGRNTMRLWGLVVCHHTSARCIPFPLRYACEFLMQAFALQLNMELQLAAQMSEKRVLRTQTLLCDMLLRDSPSGIVTQSPSIMDLVKCDGAALYYQGKYYPLGVTPSEAQIKDIVEWLLAFHGDSTGLSTDSLSDAGYPGAASLGDAVCGMAVAYITKRDFLFWFRSHTAKEIKWGGAKHHPEDKDDGQRMHPRSSFKAFLEVVKSRSLPWDNAEMDAIHSLQLILRDSFKDAEASNSKAVVHAQLGGLELQGVDELSSVAREMVRLIETATAPILAVDVEGRINGWNAKAAELTGLSVEEAMGKSLVHDLVYEEYQETVDRLLSHALQGEEDKNVEIKMRTFGLEDHKKAIYVVVNACSSKDYMNNIVGVCFVGQDVTGQKVVMDKFIHIQGDYKAIVHSPNPLIPPIFVSDENTCCLEWNTAMEKLTGWPRGEIIGKMLVGEVFGSCCHLKGPDALTKFMIVLHSAIGGQEADKFPFAFFDRNGKFVQALLTANKRVNMEGQIVGAFCFLQIATPELQQALRVQRQQEKKCFARMKELTYICQEIKSPLNGIRFTTSLFESTELTENQKQFIETSVACEKQMLKIIRDVDLESIEDGSMELEKAEFFLGSVINAVVSQVMLLLRERNLQLIRDIPEEIKTLAVYGDQARIQQVLADFLLNMVRYAPTGEGWVEIHVRPSLKQISEGVTIVHTEFRMVCPGEGLPPELVQDMFHSSRWMTQEGLGLSMCRKILKLMNGEVQYIRESERCYFLITLELPVPRSGSKNED, from the exons ATGTCTTCAGGCAGCAGAGCAGTTCACTCCCATCAGCAACGccaacagcagcagcagcagcagcagcaagctGAGTCCTCAGGCACAACTAACATGAGAGCATCCCATACCCACCACCAGGCTGACTCTATAAGCAAAGCCATTGCTCAGTACACAGTCGATGCTCGCCTCCACGCTGTTTTCGAGCAGTCGGGGGAATCGGGTAAGTCATTTGATTACTCCCAGTCCGTTAAAACTACTACCCAATCGGTTCCCGAGCAGCAAATCACTGCTTACTTGTCTAAAATCCAAAGAGGGGGCCACATCCAGCCATTTGGCTGCATGATTGCGGTTGACGAACCCAGTTTCCGTATCATCGCCTACAGCGAAAACGCACGCGAGATGCTTGGGATTACCCCTCAATCAGTTCCCAATTTGGAGAGGATCGAAGTTCTCACAATTGGGACCGATGTTCGAACCCTTTTCACTCCTTCCAGCGCTGTTTTGTTGGAAAAAGCCTTCGCCGCCCGCGAGATCACGTTGCTGAATCCGGTTTGGATTCACTCTAAGAATTCTGGGAAGCCCTTTTACGCTATTTTACATAGGATTGATGTTGGAATTGTGATTGATTTAGAACCTGCTAGAACTGAGGATCCTGCCTTGTCTATTGCTGGGGCTGTCCAATCGCAGAAATTAGCTGTCCGTGCTATTTCTGAGTTACAGTCCCTCCCTGGAGGCGATATTAAGCTTTTGTGTGACACGGTTGTGGAAAGTGTGAGACAGCTTACTGGATATCATAGGGTAATGGTTTATAAATTTCATGAGGATGAGCATGGGGAGGTCGTGGCCGAGAGTAAAAGGCCTGACTTGGACCCTTACTTAGGTTTACATTATCCGGCAACGGATATTCCCCAGGCTTCAAGGTTTTTGTTTAAGCAGAATAGAGTTAGGATGATAGTGGACTGTCATGCCACGCCAGTGCGTGTGGTTCAGGATGATGGGTTAATGCAACCtctgtgtttggttggatccacTCTTCGGGCCCCTCATGGTTGCCATGCTCAGTATATGGCTAACATGGGGTCAATTGCTTCTTTGGCGATGGCAGTTATTATCAATGGAAATGACGATGAAGCTACTGGGGGAAGAAATACAATGAGGCTTTGGGGTCTTGTTGTTTGTCATCATACTTCTGCACGTTGTATTCCATTTCCACTTCGATATGCTTGTGAGTTCCTAATGCAAGCATTTGCACTTCAACTGAATATGGAATTGCAATTGGCAGCTCAAATGTCGGAGAAACGTGTTTTGAGGACTCAAACTCTTTTGTGTGATATGCTTCTTCGTGACTCTCCATCTGGCATTGTCACGCAAAGTCCCAGCATTATGGATCTTGTGAAATGTGATGGGGCTGCCCTTTATTACCAAGGTAAGTATTACCCATTAGGTGTGACGCCATCTGAGGCCCAGATAAAAGATATTGTCGAGTGGTTGTTGGCATTCCATGGAGATTCGACTGGTTTAAGCACCGATAGTTTGTCTGATGCTGGTTACCCTGGGGCAGCCTCACTTGGGGATGCAGTTTGTGGGATGGCTGTTGCTTATATTACTAAAAGGGATTTTCTATTCTGGTTCCGGTCACACACAGCAAAAGAGATCAAATGGGGTGGTGCAAAGCATCATCCAGAGGACAAAGATGATGGTCAAAGAATGCATCCACGATCTTCATTCAAGGCATTTTTGGAAGTGGTCAAGAGTCGAAGTTTGCCATGGGATAATGCTGAAATGGATGCAATTCACTCACTGCAGCTTATTCTTCGTGACTCATTCAAGGATGCTGAAGCAAGTAATTCTAAAGCCGTTGTACACGCTCAGCTTGGGGGACTAGAGCTACAAGGGGTGGATGAGCTTAGTTCAGTTGCAAGGGAAATGGTGAGGTTAATAGAGACTGCAACTGCTCCCATATTGGCCGTAGATGTTGAAGGTCGCATTAATGGGTGGAATGCAAAAGCTGCAGAATTAACAGGACTCTCAGTTGAGGAAGCCATGGGGAAGTCTTTGGTTCATGATCTTGTTTATGAGGAATATCAAGAAACGGTTGACAGGCTTCTTAGTCATGCTTTGCAAG GTGAAGAAGATAAAAATGTAGAGATAAAAATGAGGACTTTTGGCTTAGAAGATCATAAAAAGGCTATATACGTGGTGGTGAACGCTTGCTCTAGTAAGGATTATATGAATAATATTGTTGGAGTTTGCTTTGTTGGTCAGGATGTTACAGGCCAAAAGGTGGTGATGGACAAATTCATCCACATACAAGGTGATTACAAGGCCATTGTTCATAGTCCCAATCCTTTGATTCCACCAATATTTGTTTCGGATGAAAACACATGTTGCTTGGAGTGGAACACTGCCATGGAAAAGCTCACTGGGTGGCCTCGGGGGGAAATCATAGGGAAAATGTTAGTTGGTGAGGTTTTTGGCAGTTGCTGTCACCTCAAGGGTCCAGATGCTTTGACAAAATTCATGATTGTTTTACATAGTGCAATTGGAGGGCAGGAGGCAGATAAGTTCCCTTTTGCCTTCTTTGACCGCAATGGGAAATTTGTTCAGGCACTGTTGACAGCAAACAAAAGGGTGAATATGGAAGGCCAGATTGTAGGAGCGTTTTGTTTCCTGCAGATTGCAACTCCAGAGTTGCAGCAAGCACTGAGAGTCCAGAGGCAACAGGAGAAAAAATGCTTTGCTAGAATGAAAGAGTTAACCTACATTTGCCAGGAAATAAAAAGTCCTTTGAATGGGATCCGTTTTACTACCTCACTTTTTGAATCTACAGAGCTGACTGAAAACCAAAAGCAATTTATTGAGACTAGTGTTGCTTGTGAGAAGCAAATGTTGAAGATCATAAGAGATGTTGATTTGGAGAGCATTGAGGATGG TTCTATGGAGCTTGAAAAGGCTGAATTTTTCCTTGGGAGTGTCATAAATGCTGTTGTTAGCCAAGTAATGCTACTGCTGAGGGAAAGAAATCTACAGTTAATTCGGGATATACCAGAGGAGATCAAAACATTGGCTGTTTATGGCGATCAAGCAAGAATTCAACAGGTGTTGGCTGATTTTTTGTTGAATATGGTTCGTTATGCACCAACTGGTGAAGGTTGGGTAGAGATTCATGTTCGTCCATCTTTGAAACAAATATCCGAAGGAGTCACCATTGTTCATACAGAATTCAG GATGGTATGCCCCGGTGAAGGCCTTCCTCCTGAGTTGGTTCAAGACATGTTCCATAGCAGTCGATGGATGACACAGGAGGGCTTAGGGTTGAGCATGTGCCGGAAAATCTTAAAGCTCATGAATGGTGAGGTCCAATATATCAGAGAGTCGGAAAGATGTTATTTCTTAATTACTCTAGAACTTCCTGTACCTCGGAGTGGCTCAAAAAATGAAGACTAG
- the LOC107896595 gene encoding phytochrome B isoform X2: MSSGSRAVHSHQQRQQQQQQQQQAESSGTTNMRASHTHHQADSISKAIAQYTVDARLHAVFEQSGESGKSFDYSQSVKTTTQSVPEQQITAYLSKIQRGGHIQPFGCMIAVDEPSFRIIAYSENAREMLGITPQSVPNLERIEVLTIGTDVRTLFTPSSAVLLEKAFAAREITLLNPVWIHSKNSGKPFYAILHRIDVGIVIDLEPARTEDPALSIAGAVQSQKLAVRAISELQSLPGGDIKLLCDTVVESVRQLTGYHRVMVYKFHEDEHGEVVAESKRPDLDPYLGLHYPATDIPQASRFLFKQNRVRMIVDCHATPVRVVQDDGLMQPLCLVGSTLRAPHGCHAQYMANMGSIASLAMAVIINGNDDEATGGRNTMRLWGLVVCHHTSARCIPFPLRYACEFLMQAFALQLNMELQLAAQMSEKRVLRTQTLLCDMLLRDSPSGIVTQSPSIMDLVKCDGAALYYQGKYYPLGVTPSEAQIKDIVEWLLAFHGDSTGLSTDSLSDAGYPGAASLGDAVCGMAVAYITKRDFLFWFRSHTAKEIKWGGAKHHPEDKDDGQRMHPRSSFKAFLEVVKSRSLPWDNAEMDAIHSLQLILRDSFKDAEASNSKAVVHAQLGGLELQGVDELSSVAREMVRLIETATAPILAVDVEGRINGWNAKAAELTGLSVEEAMGKSLVHDLVYEEYQETVDRLLSHALQGEEDKNVEIKMRTFGLEDHKKAIYVVVNACSSKDYMNNIVGVCFVGQDVTGQKVVMDKFIHIQGDYKAIVHSPNPLIPPIFVSDENTCCLEWNTAMEKLTGWPRGEIIGKMLVGEVFGSCCHLKGPDALTKFMIVLHSAIGGQEADKFPFAFFDRNGKFVQALLTANKRVNMEGQIVGAFCFLQIATPELQQALRVQRQQEKKCFARMKELTYICQEIKSPLNGIRFTTSLFESTELTENQKQFIETSVACEKQMLKIIRDVDLESIEDGN, from the exons ATGTCTTCAGGCAGCAGAGCAGTTCACTCCCATCAGCAACGccaacagcagcagcagcagcagcagcaagctGAGTCCTCAGGCACAACTAACATGAGAGCATCCCATACCCACCACCAGGCTGACTCTATAAGCAAAGCCATTGCTCAGTACACAGTCGATGCTCGCCTCCACGCTGTTTTCGAGCAGTCGGGGGAATCGGGTAAGTCATTTGATTACTCCCAGTCCGTTAAAACTACTACCCAATCGGTTCCCGAGCAGCAAATCACTGCTTACTTGTCTAAAATCCAAAGAGGGGGCCACATCCAGCCATTTGGCTGCATGATTGCGGTTGACGAACCCAGTTTCCGTATCATCGCCTACAGCGAAAACGCACGCGAGATGCTTGGGATTACCCCTCAATCAGTTCCCAATTTGGAGAGGATCGAAGTTCTCACAATTGGGACCGATGTTCGAACCCTTTTCACTCCTTCCAGCGCTGTTTTGTTGGAAAAAGCCTTCGCCGCCCGCGAGATCACGTTGCTGAATCCGGTTTGGATTCACTCTAAGAATTCTGGGAAGCCCTTTTACGCTATTTTACATAGGATTGATGTTGGAATTGTGATTGATTTAGAACCTGCTAGAACTGAGGATCCTGCCTTGTCTATTGCTGGGGCTGTCCAATCGCAGAAATTAGCTGTCCGTGCTATTTCTGAGTTACAGTCCCTCCCTGGAGGCGATATTAAGCTTTTGTGTGACACGGTTGTGGAAAGTGTGAGACAGCTTACTGGATATCATAGGGTAATGGTTTATAAATTTCATGAGGATGAGCATGGGGAGGTCGTGGCCGAGAGTAAAAGGCCTGACTTGGACCCTTACTTAGGTTTACATTATCCGGCAACGGATATTCCCCAGGCTTCAAGGTTTTTGTTTAAGCAGAATAGAGTTAGGATGATAGTGGACTGTCATGCCACGCCAGTGCGTGTGGTTCAGGATGATGGGTTAATGCAACCtctgtgtttggttggatccacTCTTCGGGCCCCTCATGGTTGCCATGCTCAGTATATGGCTAACATGGGGTCAATTGCTTCTTTGGCGATGGCAGTTATTATCAATGGAAATGACGATGAAGCTACTGGGGGAAGAAATACAATGAGGCTTTGGGGTCTTGTTGTTTGTCATCATACTTCTGCACGTTGTATTCCATTTCCACTTCGATATGCTTGTGAGTTCCTAATGCAAGCATTTGCACTTCAACTGAATATGGAATTGCAATTGGCAGCTCAAATGTCGGAGAAACGTGTTTTGAGGACTCAAACTCTTTTGTGTGATATGCTTCTTCGTGACTCTCCATCTGGCATTGTCACGCAAAGTCCCAGCATTATGGATCTTGTGAAATGTGATGGGGCTGCCCTTTATTACCAAGGTAAGTATTACCCATTAGGTGTGACGCCATCTGAGGCCCAGATAAAAGATATTGTCGAGTGGTTGTTGGCATTCCATGGAGATTCGACTGGTTTAAGCACCGATAGTTTGTCTGATGCTGGTTACCCTGGGGCAGCCTCACTTGGGGATGCAGTTTGTGGGATGGCTGTTGCTTATATTACTAAAAGGGATTTTCTATTCTGGTTCCGGTCACACACAGCAAAAGAGATCAAATGGGGTGGTGCAAAGCATCATCCAGAGGACAAAGATGATGGTCAAAGAATGCATCCACGATCTTCATTCAAGGCATTTTTGGAAGTGGTCAAGAGTCGAAGTTTGCCATGGGATAATGCTGAAATGGATGCAATTCACTCACTGCAGCTTATTCTTCGTGACTCATTCAAGGATGCTGAAGCAAGTAATTCTAAAGCCGTTGTACACGCTCAGCTTGGGGGACTAGAGCTACAAGGGGTGGATGAGCTTAGTTCAGTTGCAAGGGAAATGGTGAGGTTAATAGAGACTGCAACTGCTCCCATATTGGCCGTAGATGTTGAAGGTCGCATTAATGGGTGGAATGCAAAAGCTGCAGAATTAACAGGACTCTCAGTTGAGGAAGCCATGGGGAAGTCTTTGGTTCATGATCTTGTTTATGAGGAATATCAAGAAACGGTTGACAGGCTTCTTAGTCATGCTTTGCAAG GTGAAGAAGATAAAAATGTAGAGATAAAAATGAGGACTTTTGGCTTAGAAGATCATAAAAAGGCTATATACGTGGTGGTGAACGCTTGCTCTAGTAAGGATTATATGAATAATATTGTTGGAGTTTGCTTTGTTGGTCAGGATGTTACAGGCCAAAAGGTGGTGATGGACAAATTCATCCACATACAAGGTGATTACAAGGCCATTGTTCATAGTCCCAATCCTTTGATTCCACCAATATTTGTTTCGGATGAAAACACATGTTGCTTGGAGTGGAACACTGCCATGGAAAAGCTCACTGGGTGGCCTCGGGGGGAAATCATAGGGAAAATGTTAGTTGGTGAGGTTTTTGGCAGTTGCTGTCACCTCAAGGGTCCAGATGCTTTGACAAAATTCATGATTGTTTTACATAGTGCAATTGGAGGGCAGGAGGCAGATAAGTTCCCTTTTGCCTTCTTTGACCGCAATGGGAAATTTGTTCAGGCACTGTTGACAGCAAACAAAAGGGTGAATATGGAAGGCCAGATTGTAGGAGCGTTTTGTTTCCTGCAGATTGCAACTCCAGAGTTGCAGCAAGCACTGAGAGTCCAGAGGCAACAGGAGAAAAAATGCTTTGCTAGAATGAAAGAGTTAACCTACATTTGCCAGGAAATAAAAAGTCCTTTGAATGGGATCCGTTTTACTACCTCACTTTTTGAATCTACAGAGCTGACTGAAAACCAAAAGCAATTTATTGAGACTAGTGTTGCTTGTGAGAAGCAAATGTTGAAGATCATAAGAGATGTTGATTTGGAGAGCATTGAGGATGG TAATTAG